The Girardinichthys multiradiatus isolate DD_20200921_A chromosome 23, DD_fGirMul_XY1, whole genome shotgun sequence DNA segment tagcaaataatgATAATTTGACCTTAAACACGGGAAGTTAGTGagtgagaaagaaaaatgtatgtctTTGTTACAGtgtatgaaaatatctggtacaACTGTACATATGTTTTCTATGGAAAAACTAACTACAATAAAATGAgtagattttaatttaatttggtcATAAATGACTAAAGTACTGGAAATTGATGTAATTGATTTTACTCAGTTTAAGCTCTTTCTATATCGTCCCCGTCCACCCAAGCATTTCTATTTCCCTAAACAGGGACCACAGAGACTGGGATGTGAACAGTTCAAAACAATCGCCTCATTTGCTCTCTTGAGTCAACATTAAAGTATTTAGTGCAATATTTAGTGTTTTCGATGTATTAATTGCAAACCTGTCACTTGAATCAGCTAGAAATGTTCTGcagcattttatttctaatctcTGGTTCTGGTTTCTTTAAGTCCTATTTTCCCTTTCAGGGGATGTAAATAATCCTTGTAGTCAAGGCTAAGCATTTATTTTATCAAACACTAACTAGCACTGGCTGCTTGGGTACgttcattttctgtttcatgTCAATGCAGTTTGGGCAGACCGTTGTTACAACCTCCAAGTTCTGTtgttgtttgtggttttttgatttgattttacaTAGATATGCAATTTTGGTTCACACAGCACAGATAAAACCATCTGGTATTATTTCCAATACTCTGGTGGTGTACAGCAGCCTGACAGAGCCTAACTTTTGTAGTAAAAAGTTGCTTTCAAAAGACTACTGGTTTAACCCTCGGAGttaaggaataaataaataaataaattaatgaataaatcCTTGCAAAGCTGAAAAAAAGAGCACTTTTGTcaacttttgttgtttttaaatgtgttacaCAACTAAAATTATAGATATTAAATTGAAGATTAACTGCTTCTACTTCCAAAGGGCAAAGGTACtatcattgtaatattataAAACTGGccatgtttatttattatagaTGAGAAAATTTAAAAGATGCTTAGCTCATATTCAGCTAATTTTCACTATGATTCTTTCAGCATTTTTAGGTAAATTTGATAtgtgttgctgcacactgctggccagctggctgaaagaaggctactacagttttccagttttatttctgttgggaAATATGTTCGGTTAAGAAAAGCCTGGACATTTATCGTTTGAAAACCTTTAATATTTAGTAAGCTACGACTGGCATGTCTGTTAAGTAGCCGAGTAGAGGCTAGATACCCAAGCAGAAAGGGCTTAGGGGTAGGGTTGAAAAATTAATTTAGAAAAAGTATAATATGCTGTGCAATGACAACTTGCTTGAGTCTGTGTCAAAATAACACcagataaatgttttagattcataTTGTAATATAACATTATAAAGCTGTGATACCATCAGACTTTAGTGTTTTTACTTAAGGTTATCATACTGTCAGACTTATACAGGCCCCTGCCTGCCTGGGATGGAAGTCAAAGTTAGTTGTCATCCACTCGAGTGCTTACGTTGCCTTTCACAACATAGTTGGAGTCATTCATGATGTCTCGAGCCAAGCCGAAGTCACAAATCTTTGCCTCTCTGCGGCTGGTCAGGAGGACGTTCCTGGCAGCAACATCTCTGTGGATACACTGAAGAAAGACAAAGCCACACAGTTTGTCTTCAGTTGTAAAGTCTTGCATCTTTAAAAGCAGTCAGTGTACTGTGTTTCCTAAATATAGCAGCAATTTCATGAGAAAAGTTGCCAAACTATTACCAGTACATGGATATAAAAAAGCAAAGTGGGAAATTCCCGTTCTAACACCCCATGAATGATGTCACAGCCTTCCTTTCTcagtggaaatgtttttctctaCTATCAGCTATTTCATTAATGACAAAGCAGCTGATCCTATAAATGTTCACAGAAGTGTTTTGTAATATAGATTTTGTGTACTCTTACATTTTTAGCAGCGAGAAAGTCAAGGCCTTGCGCGACTTGAAGCGAGAACCTCAGCAGGTCGTCGATGTCCAGCGGCCAGTCACCAGTCTCCTCGCAGTCCGATTCTGGACAAGAATCAGAGAAAGATGATGGTTAATGAGTTATTCTTGCTTTGCTGCTATGTAGATCCAATCTCTGGAGCTCTGTGTACCTTGAGATAGTTCTGCATTTGGCGGCTGACTAGGTCTCATCTCCAGGTAACTGCTGGAGGCCACGCTGGAGATCCCGCTGTCACTGTTAAATGAATTATCAAAATAAGTGGatttttcattgtaatgcatcctGTGCTATTAGGTTCCATGTTTGATGACTGACCTTCTGATAAACTGCTTCCgaatgcaaatgtttttataattgtttGAGCTCTCGTCCATGTCTGGAATATTCATGATGAAGTTTACGAATGTCTCTGCTTTCTGGCGCAGGAAGTTCAGAAGGTCGCCAAGACTGCAGTATTCGGTGATCACAAGCACTGGTCCTGGAAAGGAAACACACTTTAAAAGTGGTTTCATGCAATTTACTTTGTAACGCTCAATTTTGCATGGATTCGACAAAGTTTCATAAGCAGTATTTTTTATGCCATCTGACCTCCATAAGTGCAGGCCCCGAGCAGATTGACTATATTTTTGTGGTGGCCCAGATGACTCAGTATCTTTAACTCAGACATTAGAGCCTCCCTCTCATCTGAATGCGCCCTGGCTGCAGGTACACAATACagaccataaaaaaaaaaacatttttaagtgatatttaacatttttgggGGTTTGCTTGTAGTAAAATACTGTCTCTGATAGATAGCAGATCTcaccttttaacattttcacagcTACACGCATGACATTGTCCTCCTTTCCCAGACCGTAAGCTGTTGCTTCAACAACTTTTCCAAATGCACCTGCACCCAAAATCTTTCCTGTGAAGAAACAAAGCACACAGGGACAACATTTCTAGAGCCTTCTGCTGCGTTGATCAGGGTTTCACAGTATTATTTTTAACTCTCCACTCCATgaattatctttatttttagcCGACCTATTGCTATAGGCTAAACTGGGTGGGAGAGATGGTTGTTCACAATGAGCCTGTTTCTGTTGGGAGGTCCTTTTAAAAGGGAGTCATTCATCTCTACTGCCACCGCATGCTTGCTCAAGTCAATGGCTCAATGCAATTAGTTGAGCTTTATTAGGTAGACAACCTTTGCACAGTATTATACTCCGGATTAAAATTAATTGTATGCATTCAATGTTTGAATGTGACAATATCACTAAACTCGATTGGACAGAATTAAATTATTCTGAATTAAATTCACACTGACTTGAATTCTGTATCGCTGGATATGAATTGGACTATCTTGTCTTGTGAAGTGCCTTTTGATGACACTTGGTCCGGTTTTTCGCTTTATACAGTAAATACACTCAATTGAAATTATTTGAAATGAATTCAAGTTTAATCAAAAATGAACATTTAGCATTATTTGttcaattaataaaaaatcGGCATGTGTGTAACCTAGTTTGAGCTTGTCTCTTGGGAACTCCCACTTCTCGTTGTACGGCAGCTGTGTGGGGTCGATGAAAGTGTAATTGTTGCCATCCATCGCCTCTATAATCTTCCAACGGATTTCATAGCGGGGTTTCTGCAAATTAAAGTCAGGAATCAGATTTTcaattcaataaattaataaactttCCTGTAGTCTTTCATTCAGGATGAAAACCAGTGTTTATGTGGAGCACTATAGtatttaaaattcattttaCCTGCTTGTATTTGTAAAGCAGAATAACCAGCAGCACTAGGAGGATTGCCAGAATTCCTGCTGCTCCGCTTAAGGTGGTAGTAAAGAGCTTGTCTGTCCAAACAgagaacattttatattaatacACCAGTTTGTAACAAACAAAACGAGAAACTGGGATTTTAAATGCCAGATCCTCACCAGACACCTCCATTGCAAGCGTATCTCTGCTCACACCAACAAGGTTGAAGGCTACGCACTCCACAGTCATCCTCTGTCTGGATGGTCCAACTGTGAGGACACTCTCCACCTCCACAGCTCCATACTCTTCCCTCTGGACTTCCACAGTGGAAGCCTGGAGAGGGATGGCCAGCTGCAACCCTGAGGTGTTTTCATTGCACCTAAACCACAGCCggagaaagataaaataatgaCAATCTTAGTAATCTAAATGCCAAGGGTAAACGTAGTGCCAACTTATTAGATTACTCAGGTTATACTCACGTAGGTCGTATTCCCAGACACTGATACCAGATGATCCTTGGAGCCGGATAGCCAAATGAGGTGCAAGTCAGAGTGGTTACATTTTCCCATCTAACGACCGCATTGGGTCTCTCTGGTAGTGATCAAACAGTGAAAAATAAACTTCTCTTTTATAAATGAACTTTAGACTAAAGCCCACAAGGGATATTGgagatgacaaaaataaaatgtacttttgtgaGACAAAACCCAGGATCTCAAAAATTACAAGGGTTTTTGTGATGCCTGCAAACTTGCCGCATTGTAGCAAAAAGGTCATAGGTATGGATTCTGGGCTGTGCTCACTGTGCGTATCGTTTGAATGTTCTctccatgcatgcatgcattctCTCAGGGTACAcaagcttcctcccacagtctaaaagcatgactgttaggttgacTGGTCTCTATAAAGTGCGCTTACATGAGCGTATGCATGCATGCCTGTTTGTACTGTGTCTCTATGTTGACCTGTAACGGACTGacgtcctgtccagggtgtattcTGCCTTTTTGCGCGGTGACTGGTGGAAAGAGGTACTAGCACCCCCGTGACCCTGCAGGGATAATAGCCAATCAATCAATTACAGGATAATAggcaatggatggatagaaaatCCTGAGTTTCTAGGGAGAGATCTCCAAATTCTAACAAGAAACGCAACACATGTATAGATATGTGTTTATATTTCTTGTTATTTATATACAATCGCTATACATTGTCAGCTGACTATTTTGGACATTTTTGCTGAAACCTACAAATCATTTAAGAGATCTTTGAAACCTCTCCTAAAGGTACTTTCAAAAAACAATTCTGCAGTGTGGATAAGATCCTTATTTTTAAACCAGGAAAAAGACAATTTACTTTAGTTTGTGTCACTTACGGTACATTTGTACTTGAAATGAGATGGATGCATTGGTCAAATCACTCTTTGCATAGAAAGTATATTGTCCCTGTTCCTGTATGTTCATTCTCTTCAGCTGCAGAGTTGCATGGTATctaatacaaaacaaaacaaaaaaatatatatatattttaactaAGAAAGAAGACATTTATGGAGTATGAAGAAGTGACTAATTCtgcggtttgtattcagacagTTCCTATGTATCACTCTTACAAAAGtcctcattttaaaaacagaacatggcTCTTCcctttagcatttttttttgACCTGAGTGTAGATATGGTGACCTTCATGTTTCTGGTCAAATGTACACAAAATGCACTGGCAGCATTTCAGAACAACTTCCTCTTCTGCTGGACAGTCTAACAGTTGAACAATGCTGTGTTAATCTCTGGGCTTTGCAAAAAAACTGCACCTGTTGTTGTATCGGATGAACTTGTGCTCCTGTGTGGATGTGTTTGGAGGTGTGGGAGTCAGCCATCTGTGCTCTGTAATATGAGGGTACGCTTCGATGACCAAGCTGAGCTCCAGGTCTTCTCCCTCTTTCACCACAACAGAAAGACCCTTGGGGGCCAGTTTGGGTGAGAGCTGGGGCAGCAacctgatgtagggcttatctGTTTGACATATCAGAAGTTCAGAAAATCATCAACTGCTTATGGATATTAAAAGTGAACCATAAAAGATGTGGCTATTTGGTTTCTTACCCACAACCAGCAGGTACGTAGTTGTACTGTTCACTCCGGCTTCATTAGTACCAATGCAGGAGATGTTTCCTGTGTCTGCGAGATCCACAGCAGAGATTGTCAGGATGCTCTGGATGTCCAGACGATTCTCTCCATTGGAGCGAACCTTCTCCTCTATTGTTGGGTTCtaaaaggagaaataaaaatctgagtcAGAGTCCAGATAAATGCTACAGAAAAGTCTAAACCAATGCTTCCCACTGACCGATTTGGTGGTATATTTCCATGTGACATTATAGTTGAAGTTTGGATTGTGTGTTGTGCAGCAAATCTTAATTTCTTCCCCAACTACCCGTACATACTCATCCGTCTCCAAGAAGACATATGGAGGGAAGCGAAGCTCtagacaagaagaaaaaagtgtgagtGTTTAGACATTTAGAAAGTTTTAGTGAATTGGTTTTGCATGGCCAAGTGATCTCACTCTGAATGACGTTGATGGAAAAGGCTTTGGAGGTCTTTTCCACACCATTGACCTTAGCTGTGCAGACGTAGTCAGCATTGAAGCTTGGTTGGAGGCTGTGGATGAGGATGCCACGGTGCCTGTCAACAGTGAAGTTCATTCCAGGTGGCACGGTGGTGCCGTTGTCCATGCGGAGGCCCAGATCAGTGGCTGAGGGGTCTGTTAGCAGACAAGGTAGCATGAAGTTCTCACCCTCCTTCCTCACCACACGCAGAGATGTGCTGCTTGTCCAAAACACTCGCATCGGGTCTGAAATGGACATAAAAATGTGAATAATCAGCTTAAATATTCACTGAATTATAATCATACAGCAAGTCTTTACTGATCTCATTCACCTTTGACATACACATGTATCGAGGAGACCAAATCACTGGATTTGGGCCCAGCAGTGTAGAAACACTTGTACATTCCGGTGAATTCTGCCGAGGGGCGTTCAACCTTGAAGCTGCAGACGTTACCGCTGCCCCTGGACACATAGCGCCTGTGTTTGGACAGCCTAGGTTGCCAGCTTACAGATCCGTTGCCCTCACACCTCAGATCCAGAGGCTTCCCGACCCTCACCACCACCTCAGGGTCTGTCACCACCTTGGAATTGACCTTGATTATCGGACGCCTCCATTCCACTGtttaagcaaaataaaatttttcttcAGATCAATCAAGATTTAGTATGTGTTTTAGTCCATTCATCCCCTTGTACGATCAATGAGTCAGACTTATTTTGGAAGTTCAACCTCCTTTCTGTAATATTCTCACTTCTGCTTTTCATAGTTTGGTGATTCAGGGACTGATCAAGGGACTGTTTCTGTGGTATTAAAGCCTATATAATTaacaccaaaaataaaacatgagaaGCACAGTTAAGGAATTCAGACATGAAAAGAAAGCATAATAGCTATACTCAGAGATCTGTGATTGAGTACTGTTAATAGGGACCCTTaggaataaaaagtttttctcacaaagaaatatcatctcTTGTATGGCTTCAGTAAGGACTTTGGGGATCACAACAGGCAAGAGTTATGAATCAAGGCAACAAGGATGGTTGATTTTAGAGAGATTAAGTTAGTGGATCTTTCATCTAAGTCTCCACTGAAATTGAGGAGATTTCAGTATGGTGACAAAAATTTCCATATAGATTGTGTGTTATGAATCTCGAAGGAGAACTGAGATTCCACGTTCAGCATTTTCTCTAGTCACCGCAATTTTTCCTCACAGTAACTGGGATTTCAATGTTATTCAACCCCAATCAGCAGTTCCGTGTTCAATCTCCATTTATCCCTAAAGAGCTGCCTCTCTGTCCCACCCCTCTTTTGTTCAAGTGAGAAAACTTTTCATCCAAGCTGAAAATAACCCcaattagggttagggttatgaTTCAGCCCCCAAACAGACCAAAATAAGATGGTTCCACATGTTCAAGTTTAAATACTTTAAACTGCAAAATAATATCTTGTCGGTGATAACCATTTATCCCAGTCAAAGCTGTGATGAAATGCAacgggaaagaaaaaaaagcagaaacaatgCCAAGAATGACCCCACAAAAACTCATGATGTTCTTGTCAATTGTACTGCTTATTAGACACTGTATTGTGTACAATTTCCTGAAACCACAAGTGAATGCAATAAAATGTTCTTACAGAAAACACTCATACCAAACCAGAACTACTCAATTTGCCCAATTTAAATTTTGGGATACACGCTTGAAGAGGACTAAAATTGGACAGTAAAAAGGATTATCACATAGATTTATCTTGGCAGTGTTTGTCCCGTCTTACCTGAAGCTGCAGAGGCCACGAGTGCCAGCAACAGTGTGAGGTAGGACTGCATCATGGATAAACTCCAGCCCTGCTGGTTAAAAAGTAATACACGCTACTAAACACTCTGCTTTTGATTTGTGGAGTTTTAGAggaaaagaaagacagaaaaatggaAAACCTGTCTAGCAAGTTATGTCATCACTAGATTCCTTCTTTTACTTCTCTTTTCTAACCGCTTAGAGAAGCCTTGTTCGTAAGAAAGCATTTTCTAACTTATTATTTGCAAACTGAAATAAAGTAAACTTTTCCATTAATGAATGctaaaatgtgtgaaatattCTCACCTTTAGATGTCTTCAGCTTGAATGATGGATGTGATAGCTTCCCTGGGTTTTGGACGTTCCCAGCATCCAAAAACATGGACACACGAGTCCtttcctctctctctgtttGTCTGTGCCCTTATTTCTCCTTTCTGCTTGTTTACGGTCACACAgcaaacatcagtgaacaaaggCTGGAGGGTGGAGGGAACTGTGCATGTGTCAAGGAGGAGGCGGGTCAACTTGTCATGCTTGACAAATTAATGAGGCTGTTCAAATTTGACAAGAAGAGGCCCAGTAGTGGTGGGACTTATCATCTGTATCAGTGCTAACATGTGGCTGAAAGGCTTTTTTTTGGCTGGCAAAAGTATGGAAAGATGTGATACTGATGGATTTAAGACACTTAAAGCATCATGGAAGCAATTGATCCTAAAGTAGATttcattcagttcaatttataTAGTACCAATTCACAAGTGTCATCTCAATGCAGGTTGAGTATATTCAACTGGAATCATATTTAGTCCAAGCTGTCGTCAAATGAATCCACTTTATTCCAGTACAATGGACTCATATGTATTACATACAGTTCAAAACAATCTTAACTGTTAAACTATAAAGTCAAattattccatccatccaaccatccttTGTTTTTCACTTATCTGATATCCGATTGGTGGGAGCGACCGGCTCATGAGCGAAACCAGATATTCTCTCTCGCCAGCAACACTCTGTTGGGAATCTGATCAGAGTGATCAGATGCCCAAAtaacctcagctgactccttttTGATGCAGTGGCTCTATTCTGGGTACACCCCATACCGCCTACAGGGATGtaagagctcctcaccctatctttaaGGTTTGCAtttgggatctcgttcttttagTCACAATCCTATCTGGTTGATATAGGTGGTCTGCTGAGAAGTGTAGGAACAGATATTTATTGTGCCTGCTTTGCACTGCGCTTTTGCTATAAACTGCTGAAGACTCTGGCATGAAAATGCCAACAAACCAAATAATCTACATTAAGACAACCCAAATTAATCTTCAAAACTATGTCCTGAGATCCTGTCCATGAGCAACACAAACAGGGTTGGTGACAAGGGTGGTAACAGGAACTGTTAACAACCTCTACGTTGTTCCAATAATGTGGGCACAGCTCTTGCCCTGCTAAACCAAAGATGTGATTGCCCTTAAGAGCATGCCTGGCACCTCATACCCTTGAAGCTGCCTCACACAACATGTCTCAAGGGACATGGTTATAAGCCTTCTCGAGATGCACAAAACACACGTATACCAGAGAACCAAACCTCCCTGACCCCCTTAACAATTCTGCAACAATAAAATTGTGCTCCAGTGTTCCAAGGCAAGGATGAAGGTCACACATCTCTGTCATGATTTGggattgtttggtttttggtttcgggttttttccttatgtttttcactgttcaagttttgaatcatgtttctgtttattttcctggttatgcttttgttttgtcgtcttattcatgttttgtcaagtttggttttcggatctggttatgcttttgcttcatgtttttctagtttatgttcaagagtctctgttttgctccagtcacgttttgttctgttaattaagtttattcagttgacctgcttcaagttaatctgtctccttactccacctggttttcacgccatatattcacacctgttctgttagtcttcgcggaaacatctttcactctcatgctcatgtcttgttttcaaaccaagttttgtttttttgatcatgccatgcctgtcttacctgcccgtttgttttgttcctgcctcctgctgagtgtgagtttttgttattaaacattttttcacttaccatcacgctgcctgctcatctgcattctggggtccaatatcaagtaaaccttgacagaaccgtgacagaatgtttccgccaaacacGGACCACGCGGAGGAACATCAGGCTGGCTCCATGGACCTCTTTactttcctgtctcgggaggcggagaagtcgttgcgccggtctgcggggctgtcagtgccgcagtcAGCTTATGAaggatccaggttggcgattccagttccggggacaggtccccttcgtcgccgttctccgcctcctcccctggttgtgcactctggtccggcagtgaggcccacgtcctcctcccgccgcaagaaacgccgACGTGCAGCGGTTCCTAGCCGGTCggctggcgaggaggtggtttctcagccagcctacgtgagggctgcagcaagtagtcccgcatcttcgtctgccacagcactgtctcccaggctcgctgcacctccgcccatgctgtctgcgctcgctccagcccggagttctggggcaacacctgacgagctggagcagcgcttgaggttcacAGCACGCCAAATAAAGATCCTCAGGACGactggtctcctgtattcctctcctgagctgatggagaggataaggcagatAGAGATGCAGTATGAAACGGCAGTAaggttgttttactgccatcctcctTCATCCACATCAAGCCACAggagtgctgctgcagagcagcccacgccaggactccagagcgttgctgcagagcagcctaCGGCAGGTCCACAGCCAGGTCTTCAGCCTGACGCACCACAGCCTGGGATgacgcctgaccctaagtcagcctcaactCCCTCCACACGGTGCAgaggacgtcgtaagagggacgccccggctcaagtcattgggggccccggcgacgcctctgctcacgccactgagggtccggccgacgcctcagcccctgctcacgtcaatgagggtccggccgacgcctcagcccctgctcatGTCACTGAGGATcccgtcgacgcctcagctcctgttcctagtctgcaggggttcagtgaggaactggtccttgttctggcttctgaaccctgcGACGAGGGGTTCTAGGAGGAAGCACCGCTGAACCCTGTTCTTGAGGGgtttaaggaacgttttgtcctcgttctggcctttgaacccagagctgagggttcgccaggctctgcttcagcctttgagggtttgccaggctctgcttcagcctctgagggtttgccaggctctgcttcagcctctgagggtttgccaggctctgcttcagcctctgagggttcgccaggctctgcttcagcctctgagggtttgccaggctctgctacagcctctgagggtttgccaggctctgcttcagcctctgagggttcgccaggctctgcttcagcctctgagggttcgccaggctctgcttcagcctctgagggtttgccaaGCTCCACGCCTCCGGGGTTCCACATAGTTTCTGggaggtcctctactctgctcagtcggcctcctGATCTACCTGCAGTTTCCCGTCGCAGGCCGCCATGGTCTCTACGCTtctgtcggcctccacgtctttggtgcaggtcgggtcggcctccacgtcttcGATGCAGGTCGGGTCGCCCGCCAAGTCTTTGGTGCAGGTCGGGTCGCCCGccacgtctttggtgcaggtcgggtcgcccgcctgaactctgcgcctgctcgggacgacctcctggtcgcctgcctgaactctgcgcctgctcgggacgaccttctggtcgcccacctgaactctgcgcctgctcgggacgacctcctggtcgacCGCCTGATCTCTGCTTTTGTTTTCGGAtgtggttatgcttttgcttcatgtttttctagtttgtgttcaagagtctctgttttgctccagtcacgttttgttctgttaagtttattcagttcacctgcttcaagttaatctgtctccttgcaccacctggttttcacgccatatattcacacctgttctgttagtcttcgcggaaacatctctcatgctcatgtctagctctcatgctcatgtctagtctttttttgatcatgccatgcctgtcttgcctgcccgtttgttttgttcctgcctcctgctgtgtgtgagttttcgtaattaaacctttttttcacttaccatcacgctgcctgctcgtctgcattctgaggtccaatatcaagtaaaccatGACAAGCTCCTCCCGAATCCAACCTTTAACAACTGGTCATAGCCTCCTCTTCAACCCCCTGCGGTGATTCTTTTCAGGAATGCTGAGCAGTATGAcattgaagaggtgtgtcaaccatgacatccCCACAACATCTAGAGTTTTCAGCCTCTCTGGGCTACTTTCCAATTCACTCCTGGGCTTTTTAACCTTGGGGAGCATTTTATCCTCCATCAGCAGTATCCCACTTCAAACCAACCCCAGTTTAAGAGTCTCTGAGTCATGCTCAGAAACTCCGGGACTTTTCTGGTGCCTCAGCAACTAAAAAAATATCAGTCCTTCTGTCCACCCAATACCTGTCCTCTGGTTCATGAGTCCCAATGGACAACCAAGCCCTAAAGGCCTCTTTCTTAGCTTGTCAGCTTCTATCACTGCTGGTGTCCATCAATTGGGCCCTCTGGCTATGGCTGTGACAGGCAACCAATGTCCTTTTGGCCACAGCTCCTGGAAATTGCATCTGCGAAGTAGATCCTGAACGTGGACCATCTGGATCCCACATCCTTAACCTCCCCTTACACATGAGAGAAACCTTCCCGGAGGAGTGAGTTGGTCTGAATCCTGATTTTTGAAAAGTTATCTAAGAAACACCAGAATCCACTGATCTGTTGACATTCCAAAAATCCCTAATGCTAAGTAACATAGTACACATAAATAATGGCAGCAATAGATCTGTCTGTCAATGGTTCTGCCCAAGAAAAAGTCACACCTAAACGCAGAAACGCTGAACCAGGGGTACTTTTGCTGCAGAAGAAACACTGAGAAAGCACATAGTTAATGAAAGGTACAGCTTGATTAGTGGCTTCATCCAGCAGGAGACATGGCTAAACA contains these protein-coding regions:
- the csf1ra gene encoding macrophage colony-stimulating factor 1 receptor, coding for MMQSYLTLLLALVASAASVEWRRPIIKVNSKVVTDPEVVVRVGKPLDLRCEGNGSVSWQPRLSKHRRYVSRGSGNVCSFKVERPSAEFTGMYKCFYTAGPKSSDLVSSIHVYVKDPMRVFWTSSTSLRVVRKEGENFMLPCLLTDPSATDLGLRMDNGTTVPPGMNFTVDRHRGILIHSLQPSFNADYVCTAKVNGVEKTSKAFSINVIQKLRFPPYVFLETDEYVRVVGEEIKICCTTHNPNFNYNVTWKYTTKSNPTIEEKVRSNGENRLDIQSILTISAVDLADTGNISCIGTNEAGVNSTTTYLLVVDKPYIRLLPQLSPKLAPKGLSVVVKEGEDLELSLVIEAYPHITEHRWLTPTPPNTSTQEHKFIRYNNRYHATLQLKRMNIQEQGQYTFYAKSDLTNASISFQVQMYQRPNAVVRWENVTTLTCTSFGYPAPRIIWYQCLGIRPTCNENTSGLQLAIPLQASTVEVQREEYGAVEVESVLTVGPSRQRMTVECVAFNLVGVSRDTLAMEVSDKLFTTTLSGAAGILAILLVLLVILLYKYKQKPRYEIRWKIIEAMDGNNYTFIDPTQLPYNEKWEFPRDKLKLGKILGAGAFGKVVEATAYGLGKEDNVMRVAVKMLKARAHSDEREALMSELKILSHLGHHKNIVNLLGACTYGGPVLVITEYCSLGDLLNFLRQKAETFVNFIMNIPDMDESSNNYKNICIRKQFIRSDSGISSVASSSYLEMRPSQPPNAELSQESDCEETGDWPLDIDDLLRFSLQVAQGLDFLAAKNCIHRDVAARNVLLTSRREAKICDFGLARDIMNDSNYVVKGNARLPVKWMAPESIFDCIYTVQSDVWSYGILLWEIFSLGKSPYPSMAVDSRFYKMVKRGYQMSQPDFAPLEMYVIMKMCWNLEPTQRPTFSKIGQMIEKLLGGHLEQEQVIYQNMQQEVKEADANDKPKCGNGPCDQSCDHEEEEQPLMKTNNYQFR